The following are from one region of the Quercus robur chromosome 1, dhQueRobu3.1, whole genome shotgun sequence genome:
- the LOC126731166 gene encoding CLAVATA3/ESR (CLE)-related protein 46 isoform X2 yields MHQLMRKMRRQTLIHLLLAWLLATSQHSYFATNVQAVKSVHFRFRPGQLSSRSHNGYALSARVRGKNNHKIPSGPNPVGNHRPPSRK; encoded by the exons ATGCACCAGCTCATGCGCAAAATGAGAAGACAGACTCTAATCCATCTTCTCTTAGCATGGCTCCTTGCAACTTCTCAACACTCTTACTTTGCTACCAATGTCCAAGCTGTAAAATCAG TTCATTTCAGGTTCAGACCTGGACAACTGAGCTCAAGGTCACACAATGGATATGCCTTATCTGCTAGG GTCAGAGGAAAGAACAATCATAAAATCCCATCAGGCCCCAACCCAGTGGGGAATCACCGCCCACCGTCTAGAAAATAA
- the LOC126731166 gene encoding CLAVATA3/ESR (CLE)-related protein 46 isoform X1: MHQLMRKMRRQTLIHLLLAWLLATSQHSYFATNVQAVKSVHFRFRPGQLSSRSHNGYALSARKQVRGKNNHKIPSGPNPVGNHRPPSRK; encoded by the exons ATGCACCAGCTCATGCGCAAAATGAGAAGACAGACTCTAATCCATCTTCTCTTAGCATGGCTCCTTGCAACTTCTCAACACTCTTACTTTGCTACCAATGTCCAAGCTGTAAAATCAG TTCATTTCAGGTTCAGACCTGGACAACTGAGCTCAAGGTCACACAATGGATATGCCTTATCTGCTAGG AAACAGGTCAGAGGAAAGAACAATCATAAAATCCCATCAGGCCCCAACCCAGTGGGGAATCACCGCCCACCGTCTAGAAAATAA
- the LOC126731192 gene encoding osmotin-like protein, which yields MASSSFVFLTATFLILCTLTKATNPGLVLTLLNNCPFTVWPAIQPNSGNPVLERGGFALNTRTHRSFPAPTQHWSGRIWARTGCTYSNNRFSCATGDCSNRLECNGLGGATPATVAQFSLHHGNTDLSSYAVSLVDGFNIPMTVTPQEGKGQCPLIGCRPNLLNTCPDKLKLRSPPGHGSVVACKSGCQAFGTDELCCKNYYNSPQTCRSSTYSQFFKRACPATSTYAHDSPSLMHKCSSPRELKVIFCH from the coding sequence ATGGCTTCCAGTTCCTTTGTCTTTCTCACTGCCACATTTCTTATCCTGTGCACCCTCACCAAAGCCACGAACCCAGGTCTCGTTCTAACCCTGCTTAACAACTGCCCCTTCACCGTCTGGCCAGCCATCCAGCCCAACTCCGGCAACCCCGTCCTCGAGCGCGGCGGCTTCGCTCTCAACACTCGCACCCATCGCTCCTTCCCCGCCCCGACTCAACACTGGTCGGGTCGGATCTGGGCCCGTACCGGCTGCACCTACTCCAACAACCGCTTCTCCTGCGCCACCGGCGACTGCAGCAACCGCCTCGAGTGCAACGGCCTGGGCGGCGCCACCCCAGCCACTGTAGCTCAGTTCAGCCTCCACCATGGCAACACTGACCTCTCCTCTTACGCTGTTAGCCTCGTTGACGGCTTTAACATCCCCATGACTGTGACCCCACAGGAGGGTAAAGGCCAATGCCCTCTGATTGGCTGCCGTCCCAATCTGCTCAACACGTGTCCTGACAAACTCAAGCTCCGGTCACCGCCGGGTCACGGTTCAGTTGTTGCTTGTAAGAGTGGGTGTCAAGCGTTTGGTACCGATGAACTGTGTTGTAAGAACTACTATAATAGCCCACAGACGTGTAGGTCTTCGACCTACTCTCAGTTCTTTAAGCGCGCTTGTCCTGCCACGTCTACTTATGCACATGACAGTCCGTCTCTCATGCATAAGTGCTCGTCGCCACGAGAGCTCAAAGTCATTTTCTGCCACTAG